From one Chryseobacterium sp. 3008163 genomic stretch:
- a CDS encoding glycosyltransferase, whose amino-acid sequence MPAHNEQENLPFTLDSLQQQSFKDFKVVIVNDGSTDKTSEVIRKYTAADSRFATIDLAKSAHQPGSKVVNAFKNGLKTQNIDDFDIICKFDADIILNDNYLFEVENAFVNHSKYGLVGGLLYVEKNGDWVYEGNSNKHHVRGPMKAYRKECFEAIGGLRETLGWDNIDSILLKNLGWEEIVLPELHVKLIKVKGADYTIKPADYYGRYFYFLGLNRFLTYVAAAKEAVKIKSPSFLFQIINAYEKCKSQNLELKISKDEQKIINEHRWDLFKKKWFKF is encoded by the coding sequence ATTCCCGCACACAACGAACAGGAAAATCTTCCGTTCACCTTAGATTCTTTACAGCAGCAAAGTTTTAAAGATTTTAAAGTGGTTATCGTGAACGATGGTTCTACGGATAAAACTTCTGAAGTCATCAGAAAATACACAGCTGCAGATTCTCGTTTTGCGACCATTGATTTGGCGAAGTCTGCTCATCAGCCGGGTTCAAAAGTGGTGAATGCTTTTAAAAATGGTTTGAAAACTCAAAATATCGATGATTTTGACATCATCTGTAAGTTTGATGCGGACATTATTTTAAATGATAACTATCTCTTTGAAGTGGAGAACGCATTTGTCAATCATTCAAAATACGGTTTAGTTGGTGGTTTATTGTATGTTGAAAAAAATGGAGATTGGGTGTATGAAGGCAACTCGAATAAACACCATGTTCGCGGTCCAATGAAAGCTTACCGAAAAGAATGTTTCGAAGCAATCGGAGGTTTAAGGGAAACTTTAGGATGGGACAATATTGATTCTATTTTGCTTAAAAATCTAGGCTGGGAAGAAATTGTTTTGCCTGAATTACATGTGAAATTAATCAAAGTAAAAGGTGCAGATTACACGATAAAACCTGCAGATTATTACGGAAGATACTTTTATTTTTTAGGTTTAAACCGATTTCTAACGTATGTTGCGGCTGCAAAAGAAGCCGTAAAAATAAAGTCGCCGTCATTTCTGTTCCAAATTATCAATGCTTACGAAAAATGCAAATCTCAAAATTTAGAGTTGAAGATTTCGAAAGATGAACAGAAAATAATTAATGAACACCGTTGGGATCTATTTAAAAAGAAATGGTTTAAATTTTAA
- a CDS encoding lipopolysaccharide biosynthesis protein → MSVVARQGFKYSVIGYIATLIGMFSIFIFTNNLFFYGTLRYIMSAAEMLVPFVVLGISYSNVKFFGKAQEDGKNQNMLSLSLALVCINFLLFLIIFLLIPFLFPEFTKMKIWESKKYILPLVLTLSLCAVFNRYISNYKRIVVSNIFDNLLPKLANLGSFCLFFYFQFSEQIALAFFFGMFTLMLTGYIYYTNKLEKVKLDFSRDYFKKDHFYKEFAAYSFFGFLGTFGNHMAINNYMIGEFIGEEEIAVYSILLALISLISIPQLGLFNISAPIIRKNLADGDMEELDRFHKKTSLTIYFLGAVLFGCIMVGFPYLTHFMPRKGDLLRMYEPVIWIWGSAVLMDLATGFNGNIISLSKYYKFNIIVMLLLAGLTISLNWYFINHTDLSLIGIALSTAISVTIYNVIKVVFNYFMFKVSPFSIEMIFVSIICTLAITVAIVLPVFDNNFINLVYKPAVVLILIFIGNHFTKIFPIEDYLNMKFIKSVLKFK, encoded by the coding sequence ATGAGTGTAGTTGCTAGACAGGGCTTTAAGTATTCTGTGATTGGTTACATTGCGACGCTGATCGGGATGTTTTCCATTTTTATTTTTACGAATAATCTCTTTTTCTACGGAACATTAAGATACATCATGTCTGCAGCAGAAATGCTGGTTCCTTTTGTTGTTTTAGGCATATCCTATTCTAATGTGAAATTTTTTGGCAAAGCTCAAGAAGATGGTAAAAATCAAAACATGCTTTCTCTCTCTTTAGCATTAGTCTGTATCAACTTTTTACTTTTTCTGATTATTTTTCTCCTCATCCCTTTTTTATTTCCTGAATTTACAAAAATGAAAATCTGGGAAAGTAAGAAATACATTCTTCCACTTGTCTTAACTCTCTCACTTTGCGCAGTTTTTAACCGATATATTTCCAATTATAAAAGAATAGTAGTTTCGAATATTTTTGATAATCTTTTACCAAAATTAGCGAATCTGGGATCTTTCTGTCTCTTCTTTTATTTTCAGTTTTCAGAACAAATTGCGCTAGCTTTTTTCTTCGGAATGTTTACATTGATGCTCACCGGATATATTTACTACACTAATAAGCTTGAAAAAGTAAAGCTTGATTTCAGCAGAGATTATTTTAAAAAAGATCATTTTTACAAAGAGTTTGCTGCCTACAGTTTTTTTGGATTTTTAGGAACTTTCGGAAATCATATGGCAATCAATAACTACATGATCGGGGAGTTTATCGGGGAAGAAGAGATTGCTGTTTACAGTATTTTACTGGCACTTATTTCTTTGATATCCATTCCGCAATTAGGATTGTTTAATATTTCTGCGCCAATTATCAGAAAAAATTTGGCCGATGGAGATATGGAAGAGCTCGACAGATTTCACAAAAAAACTTCATTAACCATCTACTTTTTGGGAGCTGTTTTGTTTGGCTGCATTATGGTTGGATTTCCTTATCTGACGCATTTTATGCCTAGAAAAGGAGACTTACTGAGAATGTACGAACCCGTTATCTGGATTTGGGGATCGGCAGTTTTAATGGATTTAGCAACCGGTTTCAACGGTAATATTATCTCGCTTTCAAAATATTACAAATTCAATATTATCGTGATGCTTTTATTGGCGGGTTTAACGATAAGTTTAAACTGGTATTTCATCAACCATACCGACCTTTCTCTGATTGGAATTGCTTTGTCTACTGCAATTTCTGTTACCATTTACAATGTGATAAAAGTCGTATTCAATTATTTTATGTTTAAAGTCTCACCTTTCTCGATTGAGATGATTTTCGTATCGATTATCTGTACTCTGGCGATTACGGTAGCGATTGTATTGCCTGTTTTTGACAATAATTTCATCAATCTTGTTTATAAACCTGCGGTCGTTTTAATTCTGATTTTTATTGGAAATCATTTCACCAAAATCTTCCCAATCGAGGATTATCTGAATATGAAATTCATTAAAAGTGTCTTGAAATTTAAATAG
- the aspA gene encoding aspartate ammonia-lyase: MENFRQESDLLGELNVPVNAYYGVQTQRAIDNFKISGQLLSSYHEFIKGLAFVKKAAAKTNYELGLLDQDLYFKIAETCDELIGGLFHTEFPVDMIQGGAGTSINMNANEVIANRVLEKLGKNKGEYEFCSPNDHINLSQSTNDAYPTAIKMGLLQMNETLVEKLKKIVEAFRAKGVEFQDVIKMGRTQLQDAVPMTMGQEFEAFAATLEEDISKLDSNANLFVEVNMGATAIGTGINAPIGYATLCAKNLAEITGYPVVSAPDLVEATPDTGSYVIYSSAMKRLALKLSKICNDLRLLSSGPRAGLSEINLPPMQPGSSIMPGKVNPVIPEVVNQVCFKVIGNDLTVTFAAEAGQLQLNVMEPVLSHAIMENIHFLCNALDTLREKCVVGITANKEVCLNMVKHSIGIVTALNPYIGYKQSTQIAKEALATGQSVYNLVLEKQLLSQEQLDEILDPRNMLKPHNK; the protein is encoded by the coding sequence ATGGAAAATTTCAGACAAGAAAGTGATTTGTTAGGTGAACTAAATGTTCCGGTTAATGCATATTACGGGGTTCAGACGCAGAGAGCGATTGATAATTTCAAAATATCTGGTCAGCTTCTTTCATCTTATCATGAATTTATAAAAGGTTTGGCCTTCGTAAAAAAAGCGGCAGCAAAAACCAATTATGAGTTAGGTTTACTTGATCAGGATTTATATTTTAAAATCGCTGAAACCTGTGACGAATTGATTGGTGGATTATTCCATACTGAGTTTCCTGTTGACATGATTCAGGGAGGAGCGGGAACTTCCATTAATATGAATGCTAACGAAGTAATAGCCAACAGAGTTTTAGAAAAATTAGGAAAAAATAAAGGTGAATACGAATTTTGTTCACCAAACGATCATATCAATCTTTCACAATCTACAAACGATGCTTATCCTACAGCCATCAAAATGGGATTGTTGCAGATGAATGAAACTTTAGTTGAAAAACTGAAAAAAATTGTTGAAGCTTTCCGTGCAAAAGGTGTTGAATTTCAGGATGTAATCAAAATGGGTCGAACCCAACTTCAAGACGCCGTTCCGATGACGATGGGGCAGGAGTTTGAAGCTTTTGCAGCAACTCTTGAAGAAGATATTTCTAAATTAGACAGTAATGCCAATTTATTTGTTGAGGTCAACATGGGCGCAACCGCAATTGGGACGGGAATTAATGCTCCGATAGGGTATGCAACGCTTTGTGCTAAAAATTTAGCAGAGATTACAGGCTATCCCGTTGTTTCAGCACCAGATTTGGTTGAAGCAACTCCGGACACAGGTTCGTATGTTATTTACTCTTCAGCGATGAAACGTTTGGCTTTAAAACTTTCAAAAATCTGTAATGATTTACGATTATTGTCTTCAGGACCAAGAGCTGGTTTATCTGAAATAAATTTACCTCCGATGCAGCCCGGATCATCCATTATGCCTGGAAAGGTAAATCCTGTAATCCCCGAAGTAGTGAATCAGGTTTGTTTTAAAGTGATTGGAAATGATTTAACGGTAACTTTTGCAGCAGAAGCCGGACAATTGCAGTTAAATGTAATGGAGCCCGTTCTTTCGCATGCCATCATGGAAAACATTCATTTTCTATGTAACGCACTTGATACGCTTCGTGAAAAATGTGTGGTGGGAATTACTGCAAACAAGGAAGTTTGTCTCAATATGGTCAAACACAGCATCGGAATTGTGACTGCGCTTAATCCATATATTGGCTACAAACAGTCTACACAGATTGCAAAAGAAGCTCTTGCAACAGGACAAAGTGTATACAATTTGGTATTGGAAAAACAGCTACTTTCTCAAGAACAGTTAGACGAAATTCTTGATCCAAGAAATATGTTGAAACCGCACAATAAATAA